A stretch of Gossypium hirsutum isolate 1008001.06 chromosome A06, Gossypium_hirsutum_v2.1, whole genome shotgun sequence DNA encodes these proteins:
- the LOC121230436 gene encoding uncharacterized protein isoform X2 produces MNPIASGVDKIKGFVHDLVKGRDYLSRRNPRESFSDLMKLRERQDKVERLLSFYKTSKENPFEGSNTLLRGEVDILAAVLLMSKVDDEHWDGVGQAGIRTMVDSRFRFATTVGGKDTFGVEFMANQKRIENSNGDVYGTPLTLSKLFYKGSAGDWFSAIAIPFGAQFRDLNVTSASSLQEEKGLTDLSFGPPMLHQHNGGAIGVTVKRSNIIASLAQSFRGMGNEHCFSTFGQVVCHLPIRLKLSFLGLRRGPKLASRNFRLGALALPVGLSRYLEDVDTVNEAAFMPSDTNIPESGSIALMLESELDEYQRLGGWIEMKQTNSKILQWAVNLSDTSEDVLAWGVSVGGVVEGPRNWDHFQVESYVKLNLGKRCSLKPGIAYVVDGNSRTLALALRSNCSF; encoded by the exons ATGAATCCCATAGCTTCTGGAGTGGACAAAATAAAAGGGTTCGTTCACGACTTAGTTAAAGGCCGTGATTACTTATCTCGCCGCAATCCG CGAGAATCATTTTCAGACCTCATGAAACTCCGAGAGCGACAAGACAAAGTCGAACGTTTACTTTCCTTCTACAAAACATCCAAAGAGAATCCATTCGAAGGATCGAATACCCTTTTGAGAGGGGAAGTTGATATTCTCGCAGCTGTATTGTTAATGTCCAAGGTCGACGACGAACATTGGGACGGGGTTGGTCAGGCAGGAATCAGAACTATGGTTGATTCCAGGTTTAGATTTGCAACCACTGTTGGGGGCAAAGATACCTTTGGGGTTGAATTCATGGCTAATCAGAAAAGGATTGAAAATAGTAATGGCGATGTCTATGGAACCCCACTCACGCTATCTAAGTTGTTCTATAAAGGAAGTGCTGGTGATTGGTTTTCTGCTATCGCAATTCCATTTGGAGCTCAGTTTAGAGATTTGAATGTTACCTCGGCCTCTTCCCTTCAG GAGGAAAAGGGCCTCACTGATTTATCATTTGGACCACCTATGTTGCATCAGCATAATGGAGGTGCTATTGGGGTGACAGTGAAAAGATCAAATATCATTGCTTCGCTGGCTCAATCCTTCCGTGGAATGGGAAATGAACATTGCTTCAGTACGTTTGGACAAGTTGTTTGTCATCTTCCAATAAGATTGAAACTCTCATTTTTAGGCCTTCGCCGAGGGCCTAAATTGGCTAGTCGTAATTTCCGCCTTGGAGCCCTTGCGCTTCCGGTTGGATTGTCTAGATATCTTGAAGATGTTGATACAGTAAATGAGGCAGCTTTTATGCCTTCGGACACAAACATCCCAGAATCTGGATCTATTGCCCTAATGCTGGAGTCTGAACTTGATGAATACCAAAGACTTGGAGGTTGGATTGAGATGAAACAAACAAATTCGAAAATTTTACAATGGGCTGTTAATTTGTCTGATACTTCTGAAGATGTATTAGCTTGGGGTGTGAGTGTTGGGGGGGTTGTTGAAGGTCCTAGAAATTGGGACCACTTTCAGGTTGAATCCTATGTGAAACTTAACCTGGGTAAGAGATGTAGCTTGAAGCCCGGTATTGCTTATGTAGTAGATGGAAATTCCAGAACCCTGGCCCTTGCACTTCGATCTAACTGTTCCTTCTGA
- the LOC107901252 gene encoding rac-like GTP-binding protein ARAC7, which translates to MSASKFIKCVTVGDGAVGKTCMLICYTSNKFPTDYIPTVFDNFSANVAVDGSIVNLGLWDTAGQEDYSRLRPLSYRGADIFVLAFSLISRASYENVLKKWMPELRLFAPNVPIVLVGTKLDLREDRAYLADQMGSNIITSAQGEELRKQIGAAAYIECSSKTQQNVKAVFDTAIKVVLQPPRRKDVTRKKRRLRSGCSIASIICGGYDA; encoded by the exons ATGAGTGCTTCAAAGTTCATTAAATGTGTTACAGTTGGAGATGGAGCTGTTGGAAAAACATGTATGCTCATTTGTTACACCAGCAACAAGTTCCCCACT GATTATATACCGACAGTGTTTGACAATTTCAGTGCCAATGTGGCTGTAGATGGGAGCATTGTTAATTTGGGTTTATGGGACACtgcag GTCAAGAGGATTATAGCAGATTAAGGCCATTGAGTTACCGAGGTGCAGACATATTTGTCTTAGCTTTCTCATTAATTAGCAGAGCAAGCTATGAAAATGTTCTCAAGAAg TGGATGCCAGAACTACGCCTTTTTGCACCAAATGTTCCCATTGTCCTGGTTGGAACAAAGCTAG ATCTCCGGGAAGATAGAGCATATCTTGCTGATCAAATGGGGTCTAATATTATAACATCTGCTCAG GGAGAGGAACTGAGGAAACAAATTGGTGCAGCAGCTTATATCGAATGCAGCTCCAAGACTCAGCAG AATGTCAAAGCCGTTTTCGATACTGCCATCAAGGTTGTTCTTCAGCCCCCAAGGAGGAAGGATGTGACGAGGAAGAAACGGCGCCTGAGATCTGGCTGCTCCATCGC GAGCATAATCTGTGGAGGATATGATGCTTAA
- the LOC121230436 gene encoding uncharacterized protein isoform X1, producing MNPIASGVDKIKGFVHDLVKGRDYLSRRNPIEILKRLQRESFSDLMKLRERQDKVERLLSFYKTSKENPFEGSNTLLRGEVDILAAVLLMSKVDDEHWDGVGQAGIRTMVDSRFRFATTVGGKDTFGVEFMANQKRIENSNGDVYGTPLTLSKLFYKGSAGDWFSAIAIPFGAQFRDLNVTSASSLQEEKGLTDLSFGPPMLHQHNGGAIGVTVKRSNIIASLAQSFRGMGNEHCFSTFGQVVCHLPIRLKLSFLGLRRGPKLASRNFRLGALALPVGLSRYLEDVDTVNEAAFMPSDTNIPESGSIALMLESELDEYQRLGGWIEMKQTNSKILQWAVNLSDTSEDVLAWGVSVGGVVEGPRNWDHFQVESYVKLNLGKRCSLKPGIAYVVDGNSRTLALALRSNCSF from the exons ATGAATCCCATAGCTTCTGGAGTGGACAAAATAAAAGGGTTCGTTCACGACTTAGTTAAAGGCCGTGATTACTTATCTCGCCGCAATCCG ATTGAAATCTTGAAGCGGTTGCAGCGAGAATCATTTTCAGACCTCATGAAACTCCGAGAGCGACAAGACAAAGTCGAACGTTTACTTTCCTTCTACAAAACATCCAAAGAGAATCCATTCGAAGGATCGAATACCCTTTTGAGAGGGGAAGTTGATATTCTCGCAGCTGTATTGTTAATGTCCAAGGTCGACGACGAACATTGGGACGGGGTTGGTCAGGCAGGAATCAGAACTATGGTTGATTCCAGGTTTAGATTTGCAACCACTGTTGGGGGCAAAGATACCTTTGGGGTTGAATTCATGGCTAATCAGAAAAGGATTGAAAATAGTAATGGCGATGTCTATGGAACCCCACTCACGCTATCTAAGTTGTTCTATAAAGGAAGTGCTGGTGATTGGTTTTCTGCTATCGCAATTCCATTTGGAGCTCAGTTTAGAGATTTGAATGTTACCTCGGCCTCTTCCCTTCAG GAGGAAAAGGGCCTCACTGATTTATCATTTGGACCACCTATGTTGCATCAGCATAATGGAGGTGCTATTGGGGTGACAGTGAAAAGATCAAATATCATTGCTTCGCTGGCTCAATCCTTCCGTGGAATGGGAAATGAACATTGCTTCAGTACGTTTGGACAAGTTGTTTGTCATCTTCCAATAAGATTGAAACTCTCATTTTTAGGCCTTCGCCGAGGGCCTAAATTGGCTAGTCGTAATTTCCGCCTTGGAGCCCTTGCGCTTCCGGTTGGATTGTCTAGATATCTTGAAGATGTTGATACAGTAAATGAGGCAGCTTTTATGCCTTCGGACACAAACATCCCAGAATCTGGATCTATTGCCCTAATGCTGGAGTCTGAACTTGATGAATACCAAAGACTTGGAGGTTGGATTGAGATGAAACAAACAAATTCGAAAATTTTACAATGGGCTGTTAATTTGTCTGATACTTCTGAAGATGTATTAGCTTGGGGTGTGAGTGTTGGGGGGGTTGTTGAAGGTCCTAGAAATTGGGACCACTTTCAGGTTGAATCCTATGTGAAACTTAACCTGGGTAAGAGATGTAGCTTGAAGCCCGGTATTGCTTATGTAGTAGATGGAAATTCCAGAACCCTGGCCCTTGCACTTCGATCTAACTGTTCCTTCTGA